In Zalophus californianus isolate mZalCal1 chromosome 17, mZalCal1.pri.v2, whole genome shotgun sequence, one DNA window encodes the following:
- the XRCC1 gene encoding DNA repair protein XRCC1 isoform X2, which produces MPEIRLRHVVSCSSQDSTHCAENLLKADTYRKWRAAKAGEKTISVVLQLEKEEQIHSVDIGNDGSAFVEVLVGSSAAGAGEQDYEDSPYGLSFIRFHSPPNKEEAEASPQKVTKLGQFRVKEEDEGANSLRPGALFFSRINKTSPAAAGDPAGPSYATATLQASSAASSASPMSRAVGSTSKPQECPKGKRKLDLNQEEGKTPSKPSAQPSPPAVKRPKLSAPTRTPATTPVPAPARGAVPEKTREGTEPRGPRAGPQELGKILQGVVVVLSGFQNPFRSELRDKALELGAKYRPDWTPDSTHLICAFANTPKYSQVLGLGGRIVRKEWVLDCHRMRQRLPSRRYLMAGPSSSSEDEGGSHSGSSGDEAPKLPQKRPQTKTKPPQAAGPSSPQRPKTPEETKPASPGPQEDTDTEGEQSEEQGSGAEDSGDTEDELRRVAEQREQKQPPEQGENGEDPYAGSTDENTDNEGPPESPDLPVPELPDFFQGKHFFLYGEFPGDERRKLSRYVTAFNGELEDYMSDRVQFVITAQEWDPSFEEALMDNPSLVFVRPRWIYSCNEKQKLLPHQLYGVVPQA; this is translated from the exons CTGGAGAAGGAGGAACAGATACACAGCGTGGACATCGGCAATGACGGCTCGGCCTTCGTGGAGGTGCTGGTGGGCAGCTCagctgcaggggctggggagcaaGACTACGAG GACTCCCCCTATGGCCTGAGTTTTATACGGTTTCACAGCCCCCCAAACAAAGAGGAGGCAGAGGCCTCACCCCAG AAGGTGACCAAGCTTGGCCAGTTCCGTGTGAAGGAGGAGGATGAGGGTGCCAACTCCCTGAGACCCGGGGCCCTCTTCTTCAGCCGGATCAATAAGACCTCCCCAG CTGCAGCCGGTGACCCGGCCGGACCCAGCTATGCCACTGCTACTCTGCAGGCCTCTAGCGCCGCCTCTTCAGCCTCTCCCATGTCCAGGGCAGTGGGCAGCACCTCCAAG CCTCAGGAGTGccccaaagggaagagaaagttgGATTTGAACCAAGAAGAAGGGAAGACGCCCAGCAAACCATCAGCCCAGCCCTCACCACCTGCCGTCAAGAGACCCAAAT TGTCGGCTCCCACCCGCACCCCGGCCACCACCCCAGTCCCTGCCCCAGCACGAGGCGCAGTGCCAGAGAAGACCCGAGAAGGCACTGAGCCCAGGGGACCCCGAGCTGGCCCGCAGGAGCTGGGGAAGATCCTTCAGGGTGTAGTGGTGGTGCTGAGTGGCTTCCAGAACCCCTTCCGTTCGGAGCTCCGGGACAAGGCCCTAGAGCTGGGGGCCAAGTATCGGCCGGACTGGACTCCAGACAGCACCCACCTCAT CTGTGCCTTTGCCAACACCCCCAAGTACAGCCAGGTCCTAGGCCTTGGAGGCCGCATCGTGCGGAAAGAATGGGTGCTAGACTGTCACCGAATGCGGCAGCGGCTGCCCTCCCGAAG GTATCTCATGGCAGGGCCAAGCTCCAGCAGTGAGGATGAAGGGGGCTCCCACAGCGGCAGCAGCGGGGATGAAGCCCCCAAGCTTCCCCAAAAG CGCCCCCAGACCAAAACCAAGCCCCCTCAGGCAGCAGGACCCAGCTCACCTCAGAGACCCAAAACCCCAGAAGAGACCAAACCAGCCTCACCAGGGCCCCAGGAAGATACCGACACTGAGGGGGAGCAGTCAG AAGAACAGGGCAGTGGGGCAGAAGATTCTGGAGATACCGAGGATGAGCTGAGAAG AGTGGCCGAGCAAAGGGAGCAAAAGCAGCcccctgagcagggggagaaCGGCGAGGACCCGTATGCAGGATCCACAGATGAGAACACAGACAACGAGGGTCCCCCAGAGTCTCCCGACCTGCCAGTTCCTGAGCTCCCAG ACTTCTTCCAGGGCAAACACTTCTTCCTGTATGGAGAGTTCCCTGGGGACGAGCGGCGGAAGCTCAGCCGATATGTCACAGCCTTCAATGG GGAGCTTGAGGACTACATGAGCGACAGGGTCCAGTTTGTGATCACAGCACAGGAGTGGGACCCCAGTTTTGAGGAG GCCCTGATGGACAACCCCTCCTTGGTGTTTGTCCGCCCCCGATGGATCTACAGTTGCAACGAGAAGCAGAAGTTACTTCCCCACCAGCTTTATGGGGTGGTGCCCCAGGCCTAA
- the XRCC1 gene encoding DNA repair protein XRCC1 isoform X1: MPEIRLRHVVSCSSQDSTHCAENLLKADTYRKWRAAKAGEKTISVVLQLEKEEQIHSVDIGNDGSAFVEVLVGSSAAGAGEQDYEVLLVTSSFMSPSESRSGSNPNRVRIFGPDKLVRAAAEKRWDRVKIVCSQPYSKDSPYGLSFIRFHSPPNKEEAEASPQKVTKLGQFRVKEEDEGANSLRPGALFFSRINKTSPAAAGDPAGPSYATATLQASSAASSASPMSRAVGSTSKPQECPKGKRKLDLNQEEGKTPSKPSAQPSPPAVKRPKLSAPTRTPATTPVPAPARGAVPEKTREGTEPRGPRAGPQELGKILQGVVVVLSGFQNPFRSELRDKALELGAKYRPDWTPDSTHLICAFANTPKYSQVLGLGGRIVRKEWVLDCHRMRQRLPSRRYLMAGPSSSSEDEGGSHSGSSGDEAPKLPQKRPQTKTKPPQAAGPSSPQRPKTPEETKPASPGPQEDTDTEGEQSEEQGSGAEDSGDTEDELRRVAEQREQKQPPEQGENGEDPYAGSTDENTDNEGPPESPDLPVPELPDFFQGKHFFLYGEFPGDERRKLSRYVTAFNGELEDYMSDRVQFVITAQEWDPSFEEALMDNPSLVFVRPRWIYSCNEKQKLLPHQLYGVVPQA; the protein is encoded by the exons CTGGAGAAGGAGGAACAGATACACAGCGTGGACATCGGCAATGACGGCTCGGCCTTCGTGGAGGTGCTGGTGGGCAGCTCagctgcaggggctggggagcaaGACTACGAG GTCCTGCTGGTCACTTCGTCTTTTATGTCCCCTTCCGAGAGCCGCAGTGGCTCAAACCCCAACCGTGTTCGCATTTTTGGGCCCGACAAGTTGGTCCGGGCAGCAGCGGAGAAGCGCTGGGACCGCGTCAAAATCGTTTGTAGCCAGCCCTATAGCAAG GACTCCCCCTATGGCCTGAGTTTTATACGGTTTCACAGCCCCCCAAACAAAGAGGAGGCAGAGGCCTCACCCCAG AAGGTGACCAAGCTTGGCCAGTTCCGTGTGAAGGAGGAGGATGAGGGTGCCAACTCCCTGAGACCCGGGGCCCTCTTCTTCAGCCGGATCAATAAGACCTCCCCAG CTGCAGCCGGTGACCCGGCCGGACCCAGCTATGCCACTGCTACTCTGCAGGCCTCTAGCGCCGCCTCTTCAGCCTCTCCCATGTCCAGGGCAGTGGGCAGCACCTCCAAG CCTCAGGAGTGccccaaagggaagagaaagttgGATTTGAACCAAGAAGAAGGGAAGACGCCCAGCAAACCATCAGCCCAGCCCTCACCACCTGCCGTCAAGAGACCCAAAT TGTCGGCTCCCACCCGCACCCCGGCCACCACCCCAGTCCCTGCCCCAGCACGAGGCGCAGTGCCAGAGAAGACCCGAGAAGGCACTGAGCCCAGGGGACCCCGAGCTGGCCCGCAGGAGCTGGGGAAGATCCTTCAGGGTGTAGTGGTGGTGCTGAGTGGCTTCCAGAACCCCTTCCGTTCGGAGCTCCGGGACAAGGCCCTAGAGCTGGGGGCCAAGTATCGGCCGGACTGGACTCCAGACAGCACCCACCTCAT CTGTGCCTTTGCCAACACCCCCAAGTACAGCCAGGTCCTAGGCCTTGGAGGCCGCATCGTGCGGAAAGAATGGGTGCTAGACTGTCACCGAATGCGGCAGCGGCTGCCCTCCCGAAG GTATCTCATGGCAGGGCCAAGCTCCAGCAGTGAGGATGAAGGGGGCTCCCACAGCGGCAGCAGCGGGGATGAAGCCCCCAAGCTTCCCCAAAAG CGCCCCCAGACCAAAACCAAGCCCCCTCAGGCAGCAGGACCCAGCTCACCTCAGAGACCCAAAACCCCAGAAGAGACCAAACCAGCCTCACCAGGGCCCCAGGAAGATACCGACACTGAGGGGGAGCAGTCAG AAGAACAGGGCAGTGGGGCAGAAGATTCTGGAGATACCGAGGATGAGCTGAGAAG AGTGGCCGAGCAAAGGGAGCAAAAGCAGCcccctgagcagggggagaaCGGCGAGGACCCGTATGCAGGATCCACAGATGAGAACACAGACAACGAGGGTCCCCCAGAGTCTCCCGACCTGCCAGTTCCTGAGCTCCCAG ACTTCTTCCAGGGCAAACACTTCTTCCTGTATGGAGAGTTCCCTGGGGACGAGCGGCGGAAGCTCAGCCGATATGTCACAGCCTTCAATGG GGAGCTTGAGGACTACATGAGCGACAGGGTCCAGTTTGTGATCACAGCACAGGAGTGGGACCCCAGTTTTGAGGAG GCCCTGATGGACAACCCCTCCTTGGTGTTTGTCCGCCCCCGATGGATCTACAGTTGCAACGAGAAGCAGAAGTTACTTCCCCACCAGCTTTATGGGGTGGTGCCCCAGGCCTAA